In Aegilops tauschii subsp. strangulata cultivar AL8/78 chromosome 3, Aet v6.0, whole genome shotgun sequence, one genomic interval encodes:
- the LOC141020676 gene encoding putative F-box/FBD/LRR-repeat protein At5g25850 codes for MGHSPIAAGAGRDRLSDLDDGVIGHILSFLDAKEAARAAALSSRWRDVYASVHTVSLELPERPLHDGLTDLTYILRILRPFVAGVTAALFARDRRAAPAAASVPLRALRVCMEGSVDYSTVGLWVTHALRHAAPGLELDLRLGRDPVCWGIDRKRVHRRPAVSPYRNHAVGGTPLNLDPVDPSLPADANDEDDAVSSDDEMPSGFGNRLYIGELPRPLFSCAALRSLRLGSCCLSTPEAVSLPSLEVLRLTHVRDEEEHVQRLISACPLLADLMVEACGTVTALCLLDNTRLRRLAIRFCDNLATVAIGASQLLSFEYLGAIPDNSFLAGGSGGGFPAITSGKIDTYAAFPDEPEDLVKLSSFLQLFVATKHLHLCSTRMGSCFVNLPEFPSLTHLELNGRVLQCDDPALAIAVTSTILSQAPNLELLTLVFQAAPQDQESQQCNGPYRGRIEGELVDVHLLHYDKYDTIDYALLMVNTPVPPCLVNRVSKIELVHYQGGRAQRALAKFLLGNAPALKMLYCGFAEGPEWIQMQLMREIQGWVINETASKEFR; via the coding sequence atGGGTCACTCGCCGATCGCCGCTGGCGCCGGACGCGACCGCCTGAGCGACCTCGACGACGGCGTGATCGGCCACATCCTCTCCTTCCTCGACGCCAAGGAGGCCGCGCGCGCCGCGGCGCTCTCGTCGCGGTGGCGCGACGTCTACGCCAGCGTCCACACCGTCTCCCTGGAGCTGCCGGAACGGCCACTCCACGACGGCCTCACCGATCTCACGTACATCCTCAGAATTTTGCGGCCCTTCGTCGCCGGCGTCACCGCCGCCCTCTTCGCCCGCGACCGCCGCGCGGCCCCCGCCGCGGCGTCGGTGCCcctgcgcgcgctccgcgtctgTATGGAAGGCAGCGTAGACTACTCCACGGTGGGCTTGTGGGTCACCCACGCGCTGAGGCATGCCGCCCCCGGCCTCGAGCTCGACCTCCGCCTCGGCCGCGACCCCGTCTGCTGGGGCATCGACCGGAAACGCGTCCACCGCCGGCCTGCCGTTTCCCCATATCGGAACCACGCCGTCGGCGGGACGCCTCTTAACTTGGACCCCGTCGATCCTTCCCTCCCCGCGGACGCCAACGATGAAGATGATGCCGTCTCTAGCGATGACGAGATGCCTTCTGGATTTGGTAATCGGCTGTACATCGGGGAACTCCCGAGGCCGCTATTCTCCTGCGCGGCGCTGCGATCGCTCCGCCTCGGCTCCTGCTGTCTCTCCACGCCGGAGGCCGTGAGCCTGCCGTCGCTGGAGGTGCTCCGCCTTACCCACGTCCGCGATGAGGAGGAGCACGTGCAGAGGCTCATCTCGGCCTGCCCGCTGCTCGCGGACCTGATGGTCGAGGCCTGCGGCACGGTGACCGCGCTCTGCCTTCTCGACAACACGCGTCTCCGCAGGCTCGCCATACGGTTCTGCGACAACCTGGCCACTGTAGCCATCGGCGCATCACAGCTCCTATCCTTCGAGTATCTCGGCGCCATCCCTGATAACTCGTTCCTCGCCGGAGGCAGTGGCGGCGGCTTTCCAGCCATCACGTCGGGCAAGATCGACACCTACGCTGCCTTTCCTGACGAACCGGAGGACCTCGTCAAGCTCAGTTCCTTCCTGCAGTTGTTCGTTGCCACAAAACATCTCCACTTGTGCTCCACTCGGATGGGCTCCTGTTTCGTGAACCTCCCTGAGTTCCCGAGCCTCACCCACCTCGAGCTCAATGGACGCGTACTTCAATGTGACGATCCCGCCTTGGCCATTGCCGTGACGAGCACAATCCTCAGTCAGGCCCCTAACCTGGAGCTACTGACCCTGGTATTCCAAGCAGCGCCTCAAGATCAAGAGTCGCAGCAGTGCAACGGCCCCTACCGTGGCCGCATCGAGGGGGAGCTCGTCGACGTGCACCTTCTCCACTACGACAAGTACGACACCATTGACTATGCGCTGCTGATGGTTAACACGCCGGTCCCGCCCTGCCTCGTGAACCGAGTGAGCAAGATCGAGTTGGTGCATTACCAAGGCGGCAGAGCGCAGAGGGCGCTGGCCAAGTTCTTGCTCGGCAACGCTCCTGCGCTCAAGATGCTCTATTGTGGATTTGCGGAGGGCCCGGAGTGGATTCAGATGCAATTGATGCGTGAGATTCAAGGCTGGGTGATCAATGAGACAGCTAGCAAGGAGTTCCGTTGA